The stretch of DNA gaaaAAGTGTGGTGTCAGTTTGAGGCCGGGAAATTGGAAACATGCCATTTCTATAGATTCTTGGAAGTACAATTCGAGAATAATGAAATTGAACTTAGAGAATGTGTATTGGATTTTCAATGTGTTTGTAAAGAAGGAATATGACAGACACTTTGTCAGCAGGTTAGTTAGTAAAATAGGAAACAATGTATGCAAAGAATAGGAACATTGTTGGTGAATCCCTCCACACGGAGACATAGTTTTCATAACCAACCTTAACGAATTCTAGTATGAACAACTTCTGCTAAATTTCAGGgtttactttattttttctgaAGCACAAGTACTCTTGTCTTTCCTGATATTCTATTGTTCATTGTTATGCAGATAAAGCAAGAAATATCAACAATGAAACTGATTAGACACCCAAATGTCATACGCATGCATGAGGTTAGCAGGCAGTAAATTGCTTACATGTATTCTACATTTGCGTGGTTTATTTTCGATTCTCATATTTTCTCAAGTTTTATTCTTTCAGTCTTTTCCAACTTGTCCTCTGCATTGTAAACTACAAATTCCTTGTGTAGGTAATAGCGAACAGGTCAAAGATATTCATTGTAATGGAAATTGTGACTGGTGGGGAGCTGTTTGATAAAATTGTATGGCGGTTTTTACCTTTATATGTGTTTTGAAGACCAGAATTCTTCATATTAGCATTGTTCTTTAAAATCtcattttgttgattttgttgttaACTTGATCCAGGCACGCAATGGGAGGTTGAAAGAAGATGAAGCAAGAAAATACTTTCAGCAGCTTATATGTGCTGTGGATTACTGTCATAGTAGAGGTGTTTGCCACAGAGACCTAAAGGTGTTCATTACTTTCTCATTCAcattttccttttgtttcctTGTGTGCGTGAAAGAGATAGAAGCatggaaaaagaataaaaaaaattaacatgttACTATGTTTCATATATTAAAGCCTGAGAATTTGTTGCTGGATGCTAACGGAGTTCTTAAAGTATCGGATTTTGGATTGAGTGCATTGCCTCAACAAGTTCGGGTGAGTTTGTTGGCTAGTTTTAAAAAATGAGTAAATATAATTACGACTAAACAGTTGCTGCTTAttgtaataattattattattattattatttattaataggAAGATGGGCTACTTCACACAACATGTGGTACTCCAAATTATGTTGCTCCAGAGGTATTTTAGCTCTACCTGCTAATTACCATTTCtttaactcaattttttttaatcactgCTTCTTTATTATCTTAGGTGATCCAAAACAAAGGGTATGATGGTGCAATTGCAGATCTCTGGTCATGTGGTGTTATTCTTTTCGTTTTAATGGCTGGCTATTTGCCCTTTGAAGAAGACAATCTTGTGGCTTTATATAAAAAGGTGATTTTTACTTGAACTTTATCATTCTGATTGTCCTTAGTTCAAGTTTACGATGTTTCTATCGGGGAACATGacatattgatattgatattcTTAACCTTTATTATGCCAAAAAATTAAGCCTTGTAGCAGTGTGTTAACGTTAATTAATTATGGAAGAAAATTGTTGTGTTTAGCGAACACTTTTATTGTGCATCTGTCCTTAAATACAGTCCTATATTTTAGGTTTCGTAATAGCGCTGGCTAATGCgggtttttttttcctatgaTGAGTGACAGATTTTCAAGGCTGAGTTCACATGTCCTCCCTGGTTCTCTTCAAGTGCAAAGAAACTAATCAAAAGAATCCTTGATCCCAGTCCTGTCACAGTATGTGTAACttgtgtttttctttgtttaatCTCAATGTACTTTTCTACTAGTCTGGCTTTCAGTAAATATTCCTCATTTTCCCTCTTTTAATTTGAAATCAAATATGTGAAACTAACctgtttttctttctcttaatgATTTGAAACAGCGGATTAAAATTGCCGATGTCATTGAAAATGAGTGGTTCAAGAAGGGATATACGCCTCCTGTGTTTGAACAGGCCGATGTTAGTCTTGATGATGTAAACTCTATTTTCGGCGGTTCTATGGTAAGTCTTTCAATGTTTTGTCTATCCTGATTAAATTCTGTTCTTCTAAGCTTTGGATTTTAGCCTTATCTCGATGTTCTTTTTTCTGCACAGGATTCAGATAGTATTGTTTTTGAGAAGCAAGAAGAAGGGCCTGTTGCACCTGTGACAATGAATGCGTTTGAACTTATCTCTAAGTCTCGGGGCCTCAACCTTGGTAGCCTTTTTGAGAAGCAAATGGTATGTGTATCTAATTTAAAAGATGAATTCTGTGCTTTTCTCTTATTAGAGCTTCCTATCCTAGCAATTTCATATGGATTTGTTTGAggaaatgaaaattaaatttttgtctTACGAGGACCTTATCAAATTACATCATGATCCGATGACCTGTCTAACATTTCTTTGTATTTCACCCCTTTAACTCTATGTATTTCTATTAGTTGATAGTAAGTTGCGTGGTTGAAGATAGTTGTATATTGTGGTTGGTTACTAGGGACTTGTTAAAAGGGAAACAAGATTCACATCCAAATGTTCAGCGAATGAGATAATTGCAAAAATCGAGGAAACTGCTGGACCTCTGGGTTTTGACGTAAGGAAGAACAACTGCAAGGTAAAAGAACCTATGCTTATTTTTCTCTCTACATTTACCTCCTTTTAATTTTAGCTCCCATCTCTCAATATTTAGTGTATTTAAGGTTTCAATCAGTGGAGAGAAATGGATGATATTAAAATAGTTGTGCTTGCCGCACCCTATGTCCCTATTTACATGTCCCTTCCCTTGCACATTCAGAATATCGTTTTCGTGATATTACTTGTTTACTCCTTAGTCAGATTTGCTGTTGTTAAGTTTCTGTTTCTGATAGTATATCTTATTATGTATTTCAGTTAAGGATTCATGGGGAAAAATCTGGACGGAAAGGTCATCTATCTGTAGCCACGGAGGTATATGTTTTGAAATTCTTTCTCATGATGTCAGGCGTACTCCGTGCTAATTTATTGATATTCAGGATTGTCTCTAATGATTTTATAAGTGATTCTTTCTAGATCTTGGAGGTGGCCCCTTCAGTTTACATGGTTGAGATGCGAAAATCTGAAGGAGATACTCTGGAATTTCACAAGGTAAGTTCAACTCACAAATCATTATGTGTTTCCATACATAAGGAAATACTCAACTCTCAGTGAGTGGCTAGAGGCAATGTTATCGATGGCGGAACATGGTGGAACGCCAAAAATCCGCCATATGGTGTTTCCATATCCGCCATAAAACTGCCATCCTTCACAAATTGGCCGTGGCTGTTgtcaaaatacaaattaatagTAATATTACAATAGGTTCTCAAGAAATTCGAGAATCTTGATCTCTCCCTCCCAAATTACCACTTTAATATTCGGAATAATCTACAATAGCCTACAATTTCCCTTTTATTCACACACAATACATAACTAACTTAATAACtacttattaaataataacttacATAATTACTGCCATAGCTgctattataaaatataatatttattaattaataataatagtctAACACATGCTCTGACTAAGTTGTCTGTATTTGCAGTTCTACAAAAATATATCTACTGGGCTGAAAGATATTGTTTGGAAAGCAGATCCTATTGCTGAAGAAAGTGATGATGGTTAGTTTTCTAATCTAGCAATcctaattaataattgaattgaCAAATGAGGATTTttagcaatttttgttaatggcAAATCATTCTTGATGGTGGCATGttattttgtgtgttttttcGTTTTGTTTGAAGATTATAAACATTTTTGTGAATATTTATGgtattataaaatatcattattttatttataaatttcaaatgTTTGAGACATTTAAAACTGCTGATTTGTTTGCATCTATGTCCGTTAGGGTGACTCATTTTAACTcattctaaaaaaaatgtaagaatttatttttttggaaaaaaatttcgAGAATTGGaacattttttctaaaaataagaTCAGGAACTTCTTTTCCGAAAAAAACTCTGAACTTGCTTTCCTTGAAAAAATCAGGAATTTTTTTTCCGAAGAAAATCGGgaactctttttttttccggaaacaacatcaaaaataaaagattgggaacttttttcccgaaaaaacaTTGGAATTTTTTCTCCGAACAACATTGCTCACCCCTAATGTCTGCTACTATGACGCAGTTGTTAGGGCTACCAGAAGGATACCATTAAATTTATTTGCTGCTTGagttttttaataagttttatttGGTATTAATTACAGAAAGGTAATTTTTTAAGAAGtttattcatacaaagaaaaattataCATTGGAAGAtctgtagttttttttttttgaaacggaCAATGTTTGttagattaatattttttgctgTTTCGTCCCGGGTTAAATTCAAGACCTCTAACTTCTTTTAACcttaactattattttagatcaaattatttttctctgtTTTGAAAAGTGACTCTTCTTTCCTGAGGTATTAATGTACTTAAATCCATTTTAATGTGAATGAGCATGATATGGCATTCTTTTGTGCAGCCTGTATTATTCTCTTTGGAGAGGGTAATTTATGCAGCAAAATCTTTGTTAATTAATTGAGATTTGTAATCTAATATTTCTTTCAATTTGTATACAGGTGCCAGTACCtcctcaaaataattgttacCCAAGTCTTCATCATTGTACAAAGTATAATCACATACTTGTGTATTATTATTGGATAAGAGTGGGCAATAGCTAGTATTTTGGCCTTGAGATAtgattttttcttaattatatatttgatattGCTTTTTAAATAACCTTTTACTTTTTGGTGCTGTGAAAAACATTACAAATGCAAAGGAAAACCGGCTCAATAGAAGTAAGAGATTTCTAGCATTTATCTGTATGATTAGTGATTTAGCTTATTTGTTCAATAGCTTTTGGgaacaaatattttatcttaAGTGTAAAACAATCGAAGTTACGGCTCTTCTGTCGTTGCTTTT from Trifolium pratense cultivar HEN17-A07 linkage group LG5, ARS_RC_1.1, whole genome shotgun sequence encodes:
- the LOC123883599 gene encoding CBL-interacting serine/threonine-protein kinase 23-like gives rise to the protein MTSRPSPGVKSSNGGRPRAGKYELGRTLGEGNFAKVKFARHVETGEHVAIKILDKEKILKHKMIRQIKQEISTMKLIRHPNVIRMHEVIANRSKIFIVMEIVTGGELFDKIARNGRLKEDEARKYFQQLICAVDYCHSRGVCHRDLKPENLLLDANGVLKVSDFGLSALPQQVREDGLLHTTCGTPNYVAPEVIQNKGYDGAIADLWSCGVILFVLMAGYLPFEEDNLVALYKKIFKAEFTCPPWFSSSAKKLIKRILDPSPVTRIKIADVIENEWFKKGYTPPVFEQADVSLDDVNSIFGGSMDSDSIVFEKQEEGPVAPVTMNAFELISKSRGLNLGSLFEKQMGLVKRETRFTSKCSANEIIAKIEETAGPLGFDVRKNNCKLRIHGEKSGRKGHLSVATEILEVAPSVYMVEMRKSEGDTLEFHKFYKNISTGLKDIVWKADPIAEESDDGASTSSK